In Oncorhynchus gorbuscha isolate QuinsamMale2020 ecotype Even-year unplaced genomic scaffold, OgorEven_v1.0 Un_scaffold_602, whole genome shotgun sequence, the genomic stretch GAGGGCTGTAGCTAGCCAGTAGTAGCTACAAACCTAGAGCAGGGCAACATATCTTTTTGGTTCTGTTTTGAACACAAACAGTATCTGATGTTATCAGAGCTACATGTAGCTGAGATAAAGGTCTGTCCCATTATACCTGTTATCCTGAaatacccctctctccctccctccacctctcttcctcgcCAGGGTTCAGTGTGTGCGTCAGGTGTGGATGGAGTCAGTAACATCAGTGCACCCAGCATAGTTATCACAGACAGGACAATCCGAAGAAGTCCGTGTTCAGACCAACAGCCTGCCCATCGGCAGGCAGGGGGAGAATGGTCAAGTACTTCTCTAACGATGTAGACATCAGGACCACGTGGGACCATGTTGTCTCTGCCTTCTGGCAGAGGTATCCCAACCCATTCAGGTACAGGACCTCGCGCTGACCTTTTTATGGCGGATGCCTCAATGACTTGGTGAGATGCGCATCtagtaggagagagaagggatatgCCTATTTTCCATTGAGTAACAAACTCCAGACCCATGGAAAACCAGTCTGCTTTCTCCTACTATCAGCTGTGAATGTGAATCTGCACAAACGGCACCAACCGTCATTCTATGGCCAAACTGtgcatctgcactgttcaaccaaatGTGTTTTTGTATAATGTTCAGTGGACATTGTTACAAGTAGTCCTTATGCATAGAGTTGTAcagtttgtttaactttgcagtCATTGTTTTTTGTTTGGTATACATTCTAAAGTGAAAAAATCAGAGTCTCAGCATCATTATattactgtggaattgccctcCTATCAATCACAATGAGACGATGGTGTCTGACGCTGTTACACACGTTTAGAAAAAACAACAGTGAGAAGAGTTTATTAAGATGGAGAACTGAGAATGACCACAGTGGAGAAGTGATGCCAAGCTTTGTCAGATCAGAAGGAAGTGACTTAGTCAGTCAGTGGCTTCATTTAGTTTTGTATTGTTAATTTCTgctctgcatttaacccaacctttCCTTTTATTTGACTACTTGATTCAAGGTTTGTATTCGATTGCTAATAATCAAATACAAGTACTTGAAATGTACAAATCTGCAACTATTTCGCAGGTTAAATGCAGAAGTACTGCCAATGTAAAAAATGTGTTTGGAGTATGTTAAGTGTTGTGAAAATATGTTATGTTGTCTGAACAACTAGTAATTGGACCAACTGATACCGCAAACATTGTGTGTTCCCGTGCATCAGCACCCATGTTCTCACGGAGGACGTGGTTCTCCGTGAGGTGACGGCGGACCAGCGGCTTCTCTCCAGACGCCTGCTCACCAAGACCAATCGAATGCCTCGCTGGGCCGAGTTCCTCTTCCCCTCCAACCTATCACGCTCCGTCTACATCGTAGAGGACTCCGTCGTCGACCCAGTCACCAAGAGCCTCACCACGTACACCTGGAACCTCAATCACACTACGTTAATGGTGAGGTACACCCCGACACATGCTCCGTTCTGAGTCgacccctagcccctacaccaAGAAGTGAGTAGGGGCTAGGTGTTGATTTGGAACCCAGGGATACTGGTTCCCACAGCTTAGTGGTTGGAGAATGGTGCTTGTAACACCAAACGTGTGGGTTTGACACTCATGCCAGTCACATGAAGTTCATGTATGTGTTTGTTAGTACGTGCAGGTTTCTCTGTTTTACTAGGTTGGTGGACGCTCATGTCCCTTTACAGTACACTGACTCAGCACCATGTAGTGTCTTGTATTTGTTACAAATCTGTGTTCTGTCTTTAGGAGATGGTATCAGCACCACCACCAGACAGAGGAACACGCTGTGTTTCCCCTACCGCATCTAGCAGCGGCGCACCGCCTCAAAAAAAAAAAGGGAACACTGACACTATTAGTATTGACTAAGATAAGAATGTATCTACGTATTAGCACACAACCTACTATTGAACAGAGACTTTGATATGCATGTCTACATGAAAACTGCTGtccaaatagtgttattattgcACATCTTTAGTTATGgaatgaaatatattttttgtcaatgGTTTAGGCTAGTTTGGTATCTGTCCCTTCATGACCTCCAGTGGTTGACCTATATTACAGCCACAAGACCCTAGACATTGACAAGAAAGTGCCCTCTGCGTTGCCCCGCCCCCCCGAGAGACTGGCTTGTTTACTGGTTGCGCTTGTTTGTTTTCTCTAGCAACCGACTGTCTCCAAGCCTACAGCACAATGAATATACTGTTTCCCAGAGAAATTCCTTCATGCTGATACCCACAACGTTTTCCATTGTATATAATTTGTGACATTTCCTATAAAAAAAATTGCAACATTTCCGCAGTCTGGCTGGATATTGGTTCAGACTGGTAAGCCCTTGACTAAAGAGACACAGACGTGAAATGTATTGTTGGTGGTTTTCTGTTTCTCAGGGACCTGGTTTGTTGGATGAGAAAGAGATGAAGTTGTGTAATCTACTTTGAGTCAGCCGGGTGGGTGGATATCTCATGGTTTACATCTCAAGTCTCTACGAGGGTCAGAGTTCACTCCATTCTACGGTTAGCAATAGAACAAGGCTTTAATGTGAGAGACTGAATGAGACATTTTATCTCACCATACCTAGTCAATATCAACTAGACCTACACTACAATCATACACAGACCTTTTTATGATTCAACCAACACTTTGTCCATCCCCTTCCCACTTTGTGTTCGTCTCAAGATCGCCAACACTTGACGTCTATCTAACAAGATATGGTGCTGTCAACTTGATGGATGAGCAAAGAGGAGCACCATAAGGaacacccacccactcacaccCCACCAGATTATGCCCGCCGTCTAGTTAATGCAAAGCGTTGTGGCGGCGTGCTAGCGAGCGCTGTCTTGTTTTGATTCCAGTAGACGGCAGCTGAAGGAGGGGATGACTCATATCACTAGACAGATGGAACAAATTTGTAATTACCTACAAGATCATATTTCGGAACAAAATGTCAGATTCTTCCAAAACAGTATGTTATTATCGCATGCAACCAGTTCCTCAAAATGAAGTGGAATTGATAACTTGTTCTTCATTCATTTTGCATTGAAGTTGTTTGCTTCTTTTTGCATTGTGCCCTATAGTTGAGGGCAGCAAACCAACACCACCTGGTTAACAACCCTTTctcccccatcccttcctcctttcTTTCCTAGACTGTGGAGGAGCGCTGCGTGTTCCAGGAGTCAGAGGACCGGCCTGCCTTCACACTGCTCAGACGAGAGGCCTGGATCTCTTCTGGAGTCTACGGCTTCTCCAGACCTATCCAGGTACAGCACCGATGTAGTACAGACCAGCACAAGAGAAGATACCACAACCCCAGAGCAGCTATAGGACAGGCCAGCCCCAGAGCAGCTATAGGACAGGCCAGCCCCAGAGCAGCTATAGGACAGGCCAGCCCCAGAGCAGCTATAGGACAGGCCAGCCCCAGAGCAGCTATAGGACAGGCCAGCCCCAGAGCAGCTATAGGACAGGCCAGCCCCAGAGCAGCTATAGGACAGGCCAGCCCCAGAGCAGCTATAGGACAGGCCAGCCCCAGAGCAGCTATAGGACAGGCCAGCCCCAGAGCAGCTATAGGACAGGCCAGCCCCAGAGCAGCTATAGGACAGGCCAGCCCCAGAGCAGCTATAGGACAGGCCAGCCCCAGAGCAGCTATAGGACAGGCCAGCCCCAGAGCAGCTATAGGACAGGCCAGCCCCAGAGCAGCTATAGGACAGGCCAGCCCCAGAGCAGCTATAGGACAGGCCACTATAGGacagtcctgtctccctgtatgGATAGTGTACATCCAGGACTAGAGTAATGTTCGAAGCAGACCTGCTTCGAACATAGTGTTTgctttctttcaaatactttgagcgttTGATTGAGCCAGTCTGGGTTGCCGAATGAGTTTGGTTTTGGGACTACTCCATTGGTGACATTGCGCCAATCAGGCTCAAACAAGTGCAGCTAAATTATTTTAATGCATAACAAAtgctatttgaacccaggcctgaTGGCTATTGAATACATCCAAGTATACGAGGCTCAGAGGACCACTACACTACAGCAAAATAGTTCAAGTACCTCACCTCCAGTTCACCTCAGGACAGACGATCCCTTTTCATCACCAAAGCCATGACTCATTTAAATGGGAGCAGATATTGAATAGCAGCAGTCTGCAAAGCAGCAGTACATTTGGATTTGTAGCCTGGGAAATCAATTTGAAGGATCTGCTTGCGGTCGTTGTTGGACACCTATGAGAACATATGTATATAATCCATCTATAACAAAAGCCCAGTCTGAGTTGAAAAACAGATTTTCCCTTAAGTTCCACCCAGATATTTGGTCGGGCAAATCTAAGAGGCCCACATAAGTATTTTCCACCTCAGCAAGCTaggcattctgtctctctctctctctcacacacacacacacacacacacacacacacacacacacacacacacacacacacacacacacgagaatgGGTTTATAGGGTCGAGTAATGGTACAAGAGGAAAAGTGTCTGCAGatgccaaaacaaagaaatggtCATCTTCCACCAGGAATGTTTTCTACGCAAGGGTAGAaaaatcttattattattattagcagtgTGGGCTAGCCTTGACTACccctagagagagaaaggaagttgagatgaagggaaagagagagaacaagagagatgaaaggagggagaaagaatgAGGGGGGGGGTACCATGCTGTTCTCATGTCTCCCCATTTAAACCCTGCCGTTTCCTGTCATGTCCGTCTGTTCTGCTCCCCAGGAGTTTGGCTTGGCCCGCTTCAAGAGCAACCAGGTGAAGGCCATGAAGGGCCTGGAGTATGCTCTGTCTAACTTACACGGTACGTACTGAAGTAGGACAAGCTGGGAACCAAACAACTTTATTTTTGGGATTTATGATGTGGTTGGAGGCGATGGGCAAACTTTTCTTAGAgggaaaaagttatatttttgggAGATTGTGTAATGTGGAAAATATGACGGAAAGCACCAAAGTACCAAAAAGTATGTCAGTCTCCTCATGGCTGATTGCTGTGGTATGAAGTGAAGTTGTGAACTTAATCACAGCTCCCACCCACCAATCAACTCTCAACACTAACCCACTCATCATGCCTTTGGGTGAGCAGACGCCAGATCTCTCTCCCCTTGAAGTGGAACACACAATAGTCTGTGGATAATCAGGCCGTGATTGCGTCTCTCGAAGTCCTTCGCCGAGTGGAGTGATACGACGATAATGATTAGTGATTTACTGCATGTCTTGAGTATGGCCATTTTCTCGTCTCGGAGATATCCCTCCCTAAAGATTGACACCTACTAGTTCCCACTCTCCTAATTGAACGAGTCTGGTTGATTCAATGATTAAACTGTTTGTCTGTCTATGTTCAGAGGCTGAAAACATCCCATGTGACTAGCTTAAGCCGTATAGTCACAGACAAGTGTTTGGTCCCACGTGTTGCGTGACTGCGCCATATGCCACAGGGCTTTCAGGAAGTGTTcagtaccccttgacttattccacattttgttgtgttacagacgcaattcaaaatggattaaatatatagtTTTTCCTCaaccatttacacacaataccccataatgacaaagtgaagacatgtttttagaaatgtttgcatttCACAACTCTGAGGTCAATATTTTGTAGAAGCACttttttggcagcgattacagctgtgagtctttctgggtaagtcacgAGGAGCTTTCTACacatggattgtgcaacatttgctcaTTCTTTTCAAAAAtcgtcaagctctgtcaaattagttgttgaccattttca encodes the following:
- the LOC124019038 gene encoding PRELI domain-containing protein 1, mitochondrial-like, producing the protein MVKYFSNDVDIRTTWDHVVSAFWQRYPNPFSTHVLTEDVVLREVTADQRLLSRRLLTKTNRMPRWAEFLFPSNLSRSVYIVEDSVVDPVTKSLTTYTWNLNHTTLMTVEERCVFQESEDRPAFTLLRREAWISSGVYGFSRPIQEFGLARFKSNQVKAMKGLEYALSNLHGEAPQRQPCVRDTVKTATEKAKTLASAAAPLKQPQQYV